In Desulfuribacillus alkaliarsenatis, a genomic segment contains:
- a CDS encoding SurA N-terminal domain-containing protein, translated as MSRKLIIISTLLILSFLFVACSAQPEPTQETNEQVVAIVNGKEIKSDPQIEQHVLDNLIRMEVFRQEAEFKGYIVTEEEVNARIDRMANEFGSQRDLESALEANDMTMEMLRDSIADEMLINKYISQELPQPTVAEEEVRTLYEQYRAMQIIDQPFEDIRERLENEIRQQMLEQEIGVIIERLMDESSIEILI; from the coding sequence ATGTCACGTAAACTGATAATTATAAGTACGCTATTAATATTAAGTTTTCTTTTTGTAGCTTGTTCGGCACAACCAGAACCTACACAGGAGACAAATGAGCAAGTTGTTGCCATTGTAAATGGCAAGGAAATAAAATCAGATCCACAAATTGAACAGCATGTATTAGATAACCTGATTAGAATGGAAGTATTTCGTCAAGAGGCCGAATTTAAAGGCTACATTGTTACTGAAGAAGAGGTAAATGCAAGAATTGATAGGATGGCAAATGAATTTGGAAGTCAAAGAGACCTTGAATCGGCACTAGAAGCTAATGATATGACTATGGAAATGCTCAGAGATAGTATAGCTGATGAGATGTTAATAAATAAATATATTAGTCAGGAATTGCCACAGCCCACTGTTGCTGAGGAAGAGGTAAGGACGCTTTATGAACAATATAGAGCGATGCAGATTATAGACCAGCCTTTTGAAGATATAAGAGAGAGGCTGGAGAATGAAATTCGCCAACAAATGCTAGAACAGGAAATAGGCGTTATAATCGAAAGGTTAATGGATGAAAGTTCAATAGAAATATTAATATAG